The Castanea sativa cultivar Marrone di Chiusa Pesio chromosome 11, ASM4071231v1 genome contains a region encoding:
- the LOC142615984 gene encoding uncharacterized protein LOC142615984: MGGSPDQSIWKCDESVWDSVENEYVRPTISKSEWDKAALALANANNKAINAIFCGVSTAEFHKISHVKTAKEAWMILETTYKGTKKVKDTKLQMLTTRFEELKMINDESFDSFYRKLNKIVIGKLNLGEKIEDAKVVRKILRFVPESYRAKVIAIEESKDLDEIKIQELIGSLQTYELELPSHKPSKSLVLKTCTQNHQ; encoded by the exons atgggtggatctCCTGATCAGTCTATATGGAAgtgtg ATGAGTCCGTATGGGATTCCGTTGAGAATGAGTATGTTAGACCCACAATATCCAAGTCTGAATGGGACAAGGCAGCTCTTGCATTAGCAAATGCCAATAACAAAGCAATTAATGCAattttttgtggtgtgtctACTGCTGAATTTCACAAGATATCACATGTGAAGACTGCTAAGGAAGCTTGGATgattcttgagactacctatAAAGGTACCAAGAAGGTCAAGGATACAAAACTTCAAATGCTTACCACTCGATTTGAAGAGCTTAAGATGATTAacgatgagtcatttgattcattctatAGGAAGCTCAATAAAATTGTGATTGGCAAGCTCAATCTTGGtgaaaagattgaggatgctaaggtggtgagaaagatcTTGAGGTTCGTACCAGAGAGTTATCGTGCAAAGGTTATTGctatagaagaaagcaaagatttggatgagattaAGATTCAAGAGTtaattggatctctccaaacatatgaactCGAACTGCCTTCTCACAAGCCAAGCAAATCGCTTGTACTCAAAACTTGtactcaaaaccatcaatga